In Mycolicibacterium sp. TY81, the following proteins share a genomic window:
- the eccB gene encoding type VII secretion protein EccB — MRFLVTKPQLWGTRWQRSRVEKAMIRRDTKDLETPHRNQSMGIASGAAAIVLMCVVGFIVAKISPQSSQHEAKFIVVGAGSPYVEYGGALHPVLNLASARLILGTPVSAKPVKDSVLETRPRGQTIGILFGAEMLTPRLDDTARWTVCDTHTASLSLTVAHPVTTTLIAGQSDLVGQKELAGPTAVAVRDPDTAGQVWVLWGNRRATVSGDDKAAQTVLGLTPAVMGKAAPISRGLLNAITSAPPITSPFIVDRGLPSATVAGLKNGDIVRTKSVTGSDVFTVVFGDGVQQIPTFVADLLAATGSTVTTTPTTDLIKAPRVQHIDVDSFPPQAPVYVQSPVMCWTWERGANDAAATTKLTIGDQLPIPSNAAPQTVPQLDATGIEQAQQAFTSPGKGWYARVTGDGRSSEAREQLLWIDDKGVRYALGLDGTSYDGTVAALGINTKPPLLIPWSIAKLYAQGPTLSKTNALVLHENSGVDLGQKSAPKPEKN; from the coding sequence ATGCGTTTCCTGGTTACCAAGCCCCAGCTGTGGGGCACACGTTGGCAGCGGAGTCGTGTCGAGAAGGCGATGATTCGCCGCGACACCAAGGATCTGGAGACTCCGCACCGCAACCAGTCGATGGGGATCGCGAGTGGCGCGGCAGCCATCGTACTGATGTGCGTTGTCGGGTTCATCGTCGCCAAAATCAGTCCGCAGTCCAGTCAGCATGAGGCCAAGTTCATCGTGGTGGGCGCGGGCAGCCCGTACGTCGAGTACGGGGGCGCTTTGCATCCGGTGCTCAATCTCGCGTCGGCTCGGCTCATCTTGGGCACCCCCGTGTCTGCCAAGCCGGTCAAAGATTCTGTTCTGGAGACCCGGCCCCGGGGGCAGACGATAGGCATTCTGTTCGGGGCTGAGATGCTGACTCCGCGTCTGGACGACACGGCCCGTTGGACCGTCTGTGACACGCACACAGCGTCGCTCTCGTTGACGGTGGCACATCCTGTCACCACGACTCTGATCGCCGGCCAGAGCGACCTGGTGGGGCAGAAAGAGTTGGCCGGGCCCACGGCGGTGGCAGTGCGTGATCCCGACACTGCGGGCCAGGTGTGGGTGCTGTGGGGCAATCGCCGGGCCACGGTCAGCGGCGACGACAAGGCCGCCCAGACCGTGCTCGGGTTGACCCCTGCCGTCATGGGCAAGGCCGCCCCGATCTCGCGGGGCCTGCTCAACGCCATCACCTCCGCTCCCCCGATCACCTCGCCGTTCATCGTCGATCGCGGATTGCCCAGTGCCACCGTGGCGGGACTGAAGAACGGTGACATCGTGCGGACGAAATCAGTGACAGGTTCGGACGTGTTCACCGTTGTGTTCGGCGATGGGGTCCAGCAGATTCCGACGTTTGTTGCTGATCTGCTGGCCGCCACAGGATCAACGGTCACGACGACGCCGACAACGGACCTCATCAAGGCTCCCCGGGTGCAACACATCGACGTCGACAGCTTTCCCCCGCAGGCACCGGTGTATGTCCAGTCTCCGGTGATGTGCTGGACCTGGGAGCGCGGAGCCAATGACGCGGCCGCGACCACCAAGCTCACCATTGGCGATCAGCTGCCCATCCCGTCAAATGCGGCACCGCAAACGGTCCCTCAGCTCGACGCGACCGGGATCGAGCAGGCGCAGCAGGCCTTTACCTCACCCGGCAAGGGCTGGTATGCGCGGGTCACCGGCGATGGGCGCAGCTCGGAGGCGCGGGAGCAGTTGTTGTGGATCGACGACAAGGGCGTGCGTTACGCCCTCGGTCTGGACGGCACCAGCTACGACGGAACGGTCGCCGCGCTGGGCATCAATACCAAACCGCCCCTTCTTATCCCGTGGAGCATCGCCAAGCTCTATGCGCAAGGACCGACGTTGTCGAAGACCAATGCCCTTGTCTTGCACGAGAATTCCGGCGTTGACCTCGGCCAGAAGTCCGCGCCAAAACCCGAGAAGAACTGA